The following is a genomic window from Bacteroidota bacterium.
AAATTCGCATAACACTATCGGGCAGATCTCCCCATCCGGGATGAATATTTTTCATCTTACGGCGCGAAATTTCTTTCTCGTTATTAATTGGCTTACATGATGCTATTGCATATTTGCTCTGTTTTGGAGCACGTTTTTTTGAATTGGAAAATGTGCCCACGATCAATGTATCTCCTGCGAAAAAATGAAGATATGTGGCAGGATTGACAATTGAGATTCTTTTATCGCAACCGGAAAGTTGTATTGTTTGCGAAAAAATAACTGAGTGGGTAAGAGAAAAAAGAAGGAGTGCAAATATTGTTTTCATAAGGGTTAGTTTCAGCTCTTAAAAATAATTGTTTTTTTAAATTGATTGGGGACTCTCAAATTACTTGTCCGGTTAATCATATCCTGGGTATGCTGAAAATGACTACCGGCGCAGGTACCAAAAAGGTGAAAGCGAAAACTACCGGGTATCGCAGTAAGAAGAAGGATTGATTGTACAATCAAATATCAAAAGAGGCGGTCTCAATATGCTGAGGCCGCCTCTTTTTTTGCATGCAATGAAGTGAAGACTATTCCACGGTTAGCTCTCCTAATTTGTAATCTTTACCCTTTGAACCATAGATCAATAAATGATTCTGGTCGAGAGGCAGTGAAATACGCGGACAAAGATTTACTTCCGTACCTGCGATTTCGGTGAGTGTTTTTTTCCTCATTTCACCATTTTCATTTAAGATGGCCACCACCGGGACTGTACCTTTTATTTTTTTCAAAATCTTGATGTCTCTTGGTTTGGTTACTGGTGCATTAGCAGGAAGGTCATTATACAAAACAAAAATTTGTTCATCTTTTATTACCACATTGTAGGAATAGTAAATAGACTCATCACTATTCAGGTTCACACTTGTAGTAAGCATCACCGGTCCGATTCCAATTCCTAGCGGTCCTTGTTTTCGAATAAAATATTGTCTTTTGGGCACCATTTTCACCCAAAGGATATCGCCTTTTGGATCAATATTTACAATCAAAAGATCGCCGTAATAATACGTTTGGCTCGATGCACCATTTGGCCCCTGATTGAATTGCATGTAAAACTCTTCATACGTAATCACATACCCCCCGTTTTCTTTCTGAATTACTTTCCCGGGCTTTGAGTTTACACCAAAATATGTTATTGGCCCATTTTTGGTTTGCTTCAGCTGATAGTAGTTGTTGAATAGTTCCGTTTCAAAATTATACTGCGAAACTGACTTTACGGCTCCTGTCTGTGCATTAAGCAGGATAAAATAGGTTCCGTTATAGCTCATATCGTAATATCGCTCTTTTTTGCCCGGATTGCTTTTGTAATGACCGTAAACCATCAGGTCCCCGTTATCATTAAACTGAACTGAAAATGAAATGATTCGCTTGTCTTCCAGTTCAACAGGAAAACGATCAGTCTCTTTACCATCTGAAGCATACTTGATAATTGAATAACTAAACTTACTGTCTCGGGTTTCTGTGGGTGTAACCAGTTGCAACTCGGTTAGAAATATTTCTTTGTTATTATTTATATAACAATTCATCAGAATATTATAGGCATCATCTGTTTTACTCTTAATAATATTATCTGCCTGAGAAAGGATGGTGAGGCTCTTATCAAGAATAAAAAATTCGAGATGATTAAGCTTGGTCTTGGGGCTGGTGTATATATGTGTGATGAGAATATTTGCAGAGTCGGGAGAAAAGCGAAAGAAAATATCCCCGATATCATTTTTGCCTTCTGCTTCAAGTTTAATCAACTCTGTAGGCTTTGGGTTAAGTACACCTTGCATGTTTATACTGTATGCATTAAGCCGAAACTTCTTTTCAGGTTTATTATAGTACGATGTGAAAATAATAAACTGACTGCCCTGAAATATAATCTCTTCTATTTCCTGCTTTTTATTTACTATTCTCGGAATATCAAGCTTCGTACTGAACAGTTTATTGTAAGTGCCCTGCTCAAAACATTCAATATAATAATCATCTCCTTTTGCAGAAAGGGTATATAGCCTTCCCTCCTTGCTTGCCATAAAGGATGTAATCTTTACCGATGATTCCAGAGGTTTTCCCCACTGAATTTTTACATTTTGTCCGGCCAGCTCATACGAAAAGACAAGACACAGAATGAGTGCTTTTAAAAAGTTGTGCATTTGATTTGTGATTAGGGTTAACAATTGTTGCTGTATAACAGCACAAAAAAGCCGGAGTAAATATACTCCGGCTTTCTCATACATACAATTTTCCCTTTATCCTTTCAACGCTTCCGCACCACCCACAATTTCCAGAATCTCGTTGGTAATTGCGGCCTGACGGGCTTTGTTGTAGCTGATACGCAGGTTGCGCAGCAGTTCTTTCGCGTTGTCGGTAGCTTTGTGCATAGCTGTCATACGCGCGCCGTGTTCGGAAGCGTGTGAGTCGAGCAGTGCTTTGTAAAGCTGTGTTTTGAGCGAGCGGGGAATGAGATCCTGAACGATCTCGGCTTTCTCGGGCTCAAAAATGTAATCGGTTTTGCTTGATGCGTTGCCGGAAGCAGTGGGCACCACGGGCAAAAACTGCTCGGCCTGGGTAATTTGTACCGCAGCGTTTTTAAACTGGTTATATACCAGCACCACTTTGTCAAACTGTCCTTCGCCAAACGCTTTCATAATGGCTTCGGCCACGGGCGCAGTGTTTGCAAAGGCTAGTTTGTCGAAAAGCACATTGAGGTTGCCCAACTCCGACAATGCAGCGGTGTACGGTGTTTTGCGGAAGAAATCGCCGCCTTTTTTACCGATGGTGATGTAGCTGGCTTTTGCCGTGGGGTAATCTTCGCGGATGGCACGCATGGTGCGCTTGATTACGTTGGCATTAAAGCCGCCGCAAAGACCACGGTTGGAGGTAATCACCACAAACAGCACGTTTTTCACTTCGCGCTGGCGTGAATAAACGCCCTCGGTGCTGTCTAAACTGGCGCTCAGGTTTTCAAGAATCTCGCGCAGTTTCTCGGCATACGGACGCATCTGGGTGATGGCATCCTGCGCACGACGCAGCTTGGCAGCCGACACCATTTTCATGGCGCTGGTGATTTGCTGGGTTGACTGTACCGAGGTAATTCGGTTGCGGACTTCTTTTAAGTTCGGCATCGTATTGCGTTTTGCTCCGGTTACGGGGAAGCATTGTGCGGACAATTACTCGTCCGCACATTTTGTTCAGATTTACGCTTTGTACTTGGCAGCAACTTCTTTTGCAGCCGCTTCAATCACACCGGTAATGTTGTCGTCAATTTTACCGGCTTTGATTTCGTTCATGGTTGAAGCGTGCTTGCCGCGCATGTATTGCAGGAAATCCACTTCAAACTCTTTTACTTTGTTGGCGGGCACATCGCGCAGCAAACCTTTGGTACCACAGTAAATAATGGCTACCTGATCTTCTACACGGAACGGCTGGAACTGACCCTGCTTGAGGATTTCCACGTTGCGCACACCTTTGTCGAGTACCGACTTGGTAGCCGCATCGAGGTCAGAACCAAACTTGGCAAATGCCTCAAGTTCGCGGTACTGCGCCTGGTCGAGCTTAAGTGTACCAGCCACTTTTTTCATCGACTTGATCTGGGCGTTACCACCCACACGCGATACGGAGATACCTACGTTGATAGCAGGGCGCACACCGGCGTTGAACAGGTTCGACTCAAGGAAGATCTGACCGTCGGTAATTGAAATTACGTTGGTCGGGATATAAGCGGATACGTCGCCGGCCTGTGTTTCGATGATCGGGAGTGCGGTGAGTGAACCGCCGCCTTTTACGAGCGGACGGATAGACTCGGGCAGGTCGTTCATGGCGCGGGCTACATCGTCGCTGTTGTTGATTTTAGCAGCACGCTCGAGCAGACGGCTGTGCAGGTAAAATACGTCGCCGGGATAAGCCTCACGTCCGGGAGGACGACGGAGCAGCAGTGATACTTCGCGGTAAGCTACAGCCTGCTTGGAGAGATCATCATAAATGATCAGCGCAGGACGGCCGGTATCGCGGAAGAATTCGCCGATGGCAGCGCCCGCCATCGGAGCGTAGAACTGCAGCGGAGCCGGATCGGCAGCGGGAGCAGCTACTACTACGGTGTAAGGCATAGCGCCGTTTTCTTCGAGTACGCGTACTACGTTAGCCACGGTAGAGCCTTTCTGGCCCACAGCTACGTAGATACAGAATACCGGGTTGCCGGCTTCGTAAAACTCTTTCTGGTTAATGATGGTGTCGATGCAAACGGCTGTTTTACCGGTCTGGCGGTCGCCGATTACAAGCTCACGCTGCCCGCGGCCAATCGGAATCATGGCGTCGATAGCCTTGATACCGGTTTGCAGCGGCTCGGTAACGGGCTGACGGTAGATTACACCCGGCGCTTTACGCTCAATCGGCATTTCGTACAACTCGCCTTTCAGCGGGCCTTTGCCGTCGATCGGATTGCCGAGCGTGTCAACTACGCGGCCCAGCATGCCTTCGCCAACATTGATAGAAGCAATGCGGTTGGTGCGGCGCACAGTGTCGCCTTCGCGGATATCGTTGGAGGCACCAAGCAGTACTGCGCCCACATTGTCTTCTTCAAGGTTGAGTACGATGCCCTGAAGGCCGTTCTCAAACTCAATCAGCTCGCCCGACTGAGCGTTTGAAAGGCCATAGATACGGGCAATACCGTCGCCCACCTGGAGCACGGTGCCCACCTCTTCCATTTCTTTAGCCGACTTAAAGCCTGCAAGCTGCTGACGTAGGATCGCGGATACTTCCGCCGGTTTAACTTCTGCCATTGTATTGGATAGTTATGCGTTGGTTCGCGTGTTGTATTTAGAATTCTTTGATAAACGGGTTTTCGCTGAAACTGCGCTCAAGCATGCGGATCTGGCGGATCATTGAAGTATCCACCTGACGGTCGCCTACGCGGAGAATAAAACCACCGATAAGTGTATCATCAATTTTCTCGGTGAGTTCCACTTCGGTGCCGGCTGCTTTACGCACAATTTCGAGTACCTGTTTGCGCAGCATATCGTCGAGCGGAGCAGCTGTGGTAATGCTGGCGGTAACAATATTCTTGTTTTTGCGGTACTGGCTCAGGAACGATTCGGCAATAATTTCCAGCTCGGCCTCGCGGCGTTTGCGGGTAATAATGTCGATGAATTCGGTAGTAATAACACCAATCTTTCCGCCAAAAATGGCTTTAAGAATTTCCTGCTTTTTGTCGGTTTTAATTACCGGACTTTTCAGCAGCAGCTCCAGATCGCGGTTTTCATGCACGGTGTCGCGCACCAATTGCATGTCTTCGCGCACCTGTTCAAGCTGACCTTTTTCGATGGCCAGATCCAGCAGCGATTTCGCGTAGCGATAGGAAACCCGTGTTTCGCGCATGGTTAGTTGAGCTTGGCGTCTTTAAGCAGATCGCCGATGAGTTCTTTCTGTTTGTTTTCGGCAGAGAGTTCACGCTTGAGCATGGTCTCGGCAATATCAATCGAGAGCTGCGCTACCTGATTTTTCAGTTCGGTAATGGCAGCCATTTTCTCGTTGTGAATGCTTTCGCGGGCAGCAGCCAGAAGCTTGTCGGCTTCCTGCTTGGCTTTTCCTTTGGCTTCGGCCACAATAGCGTCTTTCATGTCGCGGGCTTCTTTCAGCATCGCGTCACGCTCGCGGCGGGCTTCGTTGAGCAAACGCTCGTTGTCGGCCTGCATGGACGCAATATCAGCCTTCGCCTTTTCGGCCGACTTCAACGCATCGTCAATTGAAGCTTCGCGATCCTTGATCATTTTCATGATCGGCTTCCACGCAAACTTGGTCAAAAGGAAAAGAACGATCAGGAAGGTGACCATCATCCAGAAGAACAAGCCTAAGTCCGGTTTTACGAGTTCCATTTAGCGTATCGTATTGTTGGGTAATGAATGCTTGATGTTGTTTAACCTGATGTTTTGAAAGATCAGCCACAGCCAACCGCTGCGGCTGATCTTTTCAATGTTTCTTCCGCAAATTACGCAATGAAGGTAACGAGCAGACCAACTACCATCGCGAAGAAGGCTGCACCTTCAACGAGAGCGGCAGTAAGAATCATGTTGGCGCGGATGTCACCAGCGGCTTC
Proteins encoded in this region:
- the atpG gene encoding ATP synthase F1 subunit gamma → MPNLKEVRNRITSVQSTQQITSAMKMVSAAKLRRAQDAITQMRPYAEKLREILENLSASLDSTEGVYSRQREVKNVLFVVITSNRGLCGGFNANVIKRTMRAIREDYPTAKASYITIGKKGGDFFRKTPYTAALSELGNLNVLFDKLAFANTAPVAEAIMKAFGEGQFDKVVLVYNQFKNAAVQITQAEQFLPVVPTASGNASSKTDYIFEPEKAEIVQDLIPRSLKTQLYKALLDSHASEHGARMTAMHKATDNAKELLRNLRISYNKARQAAITNEILEIVGGAEALKG
- the atpH gene encoding ATP synthase F1 subunit delta — its product is MRETRVSYRYAKSLLDLAIEKGQLEQVREDMQLVRDTVHENRDLELLLKSPVIKTDKKQEILKAIFGGKIGVITTEFIDIITRKRREAELEIIAESFLSQYRKNKNIVTASITTAAPLDDMLRKQVLEIVRKAAGTEVELTEKIDDTLIGGFILRVGDRQVDTSMIRQIRMLERSFSENPFIKEF
- a CDS encoding F0F1 ATP synthase subunit alpha — encoded protein: MAEVKPAEVSAILRQQLAGFKSAKEMEEVGTVLQVGDGIARIYGLSNAQSGELIEFENGLQGIVLNLEEDNVGAVLLGASNDIREGDTVRRTNRIASINVGEGMLGRVVDTLGNPIDGKGPLKGELYEMPIERKAPGVIYRQPVTEPLQTGIKAIDAMIPIGRGQRELVIGDRQTGKTAVCIDTIINQKEFYEAGNPVFCIYVAVGQKGSTVANVVRVLEENGAMPYTVVVAAPAADPAPLQFYAPMAGAAIGEFFRDTGRPALIIYDDLSKQAVAYREVSLLLRRPPGREAYPGDVFYLHSRLLERAAKINNSDDVARAMNDLPESIRPLVKGGGSLTALPIIETQAGDVSAYIPTNVISITDGQIFLESNLFNAGVRPAINVGISVSRVGGNAQIKSMKKVAGTLKLDQAQYRELEAFAKFGSDLDAATKSVLDKGVRNVEILKQGQFQPFRVEDQVAIIYCGTKGLLRDVPANKVKEFEVDFLQYMRGKHASTMNEIKAGKIDDNITGVIEAAAKEVAAKYKA
- a CDS encoding F0F1 ATP synthase subunit B, which gives rise to MELVKPDLGLFFWMMVTFLIVLFLLTKFAWKPIMKMIKDREASIDDALKSAEKAKADIASMQADNERLLNEARRERDAMLKEARDMKDAIVAEAKGKAKQEADKLLAAARESIHNEKMAAITELKNQVAQLSIDIAETMLKRELSAENKQKELIGDLLKDAKLN